CGCGTCCGCCTGGCGCGCGACGGTCAATGGATCGATATTGTTTTTGTTCCGGGTATTCAGAGCGGCGGTATCCAGAAGGACCAGGCCGTAGGCTTTCGCAGTGTCTTCCGTCAATTTCTGGATCAGGGAATGATCGGGTCCCCTTTTAAATTTTGTGCTGATGCGGATCCCGGCAACGATTTCGGGTTCATGGACCAAACTCTCTTCGGTGGTCAGCTTCTTGGCCGCAGAGGAGGGAAGTTCATTGGAGCTTTTCCGGAACTCCTCCAGGGAGGTGACGTCCACCGCGGAGTCTGACGCGTCGAAGCATTCCCGGAGGAGCAGAGAGCCGCTGTTTTGAGCCGTCGTGGTGTCGACCGCCAGTACCCGGGTGCCGCAGGCTTCCGCATAAGCCCGGGCGGCCGTAGCGCAGAATAACGTTTTCCCTTCCCCGCTGAAAAAACTGAGGACAGCCAGCGAACGAAACATCGTTTGCTGCTGGAGCGCGGCGAGGTTATACGCCAGATGCTTCAGCTCGGTGTATCGCGCAAACTCTTTCAATCGGGAAGTTATCGGCATAGAGTTAAAGGTTTAGATCCGTCCTCTGTTGTAAGACAGAACAAGAATAGCGGACGTAACGATGGATGCCGCCGCTGATATCAGTGTGGCGAATAACGTTGTCCGGCGTTCACCTCGACTGGTGGTGTCGGCATGCACGATCACGACGTCCCCCTGATGGGGAGCCGGGGAGTGCAGTAGATCGTTCCAGGCGAAATCAATGGAGTGTCTCCCGTCCGGGGTTTTTCGAATCAGCTCGATATTGGAAAGATCCGCGCGCTCCGTAAATCCGCCGGCCTGAACCATTGTGTCGACGAAATCAGAGCCTGGATTCACCATGTAATCCCCGGGCTTCCGAACTTCTCCCAGGATATAAACGGGTTGTTTGAGTTGAGAAGACGCCGCCTGCTCGCCGGTGAGCACGGCAATTTCCTTCTGGAAAAAGAGCTCTTCTCCTCCGAGCCATCCCAGAATCGGGGAATGCCCTTCCGCCTGGCTGTAGTACTGGTTCAGACCCAGAATAAAAACTTTCCGGTCCTTATGGATCCGGACTGACTGCGGAGGCGTTTCCTTGATGAATCCGCCGGCCAGCCCGATGATCTCATCCAGCGAAGCGTTTGGTTCCACGATATAGCGGCCCGGTTTTTCAACCAGTCCCCGGACATCGACATACCTGTGCCGTTCTTTCACCCGGGCATCAATCCCTGTCGGTGATTTAAAGTAAGGCCGGTACTCGCTGTTCAGTTTTGTTTTGAGGGCTGAGAGAGTCAATCCGGACGCGTTGAGGGTGACGTCATAGGGCAATGACAACGATCCGTTAAAATCAACGCGAAAATCGCCGTTTAATTTACCGTCGGTCAGACACGTTAATCCCAATAATACGCCCGGAACAATTTCGGGATCAGACGGATTCGGATTGCGATCCCGGGCGCCCCATTTTTCAACGATTTGGACTGTGTCTATTTGCCCCGTTGGTTTGAGGCCGGCGTTGCCCTGCCGCCCATAAGCGGAGCGGGATGTGCCGCAGCCGGTCAGGCCGGTCATCAGGCCGGCCATCAGTAGACACAGGCAGCGGTAGGATAATGAAATGGGGCAAGGCAGAGTTCTTTTAGAGGTCATCGGACAACTCCAGTCTGAAATAATTCCGCGTATGACTTGGTCATGGCCGGCGATCCCCACTGCTCGCGCAACGAGGAGGAGGCGTTCCATTGGTTTTCAAAGAATTGTGTTTCTCCGTTGTTTTTCAAGGTTTCCAGAATTTCCACAATCTTTTTTGCCCCTTCGTTGGGTTTCTCGGGATCAAAGTAATGCGCCCAGGGTTTCAGATAATGGTGGCCTTCAATCTCGCTGAGCAACGTCGGTAAACCGCTTCCCGCGGCTTCCATCGGCGCCAGCGGCATCCCTTCCAAACGGGACCCGGAAATGAAGAGATCGGATAATTGTATCCAATCTAACGGTTGTTCGGAAGGGCCAACTAAAATAACGCGGCGCGAATCAGGTAGGTTTTTGATTTTCTCCTGAAGAGAGTTCATGTAACCGGCCTTGGTTTCCTGTCCGACCAGAAACAAACTGAGGCCGGTGCGGACATTCTCCGGCAGTGCGCGCCAAACGTCAAGTACCACGTCCTGTCCTTTGCCCGGGTGGAGCCGGGCCAGGCAGAGGATCCATCGGCAGGCATAGAGATCCTCGGGGAGTCCGGGAAGAATCTGCCTTCGCCGGGTCTTTTTTTCTTCGGTCCCGGAGGTGCCAGCCAGTGAACGGGTGAAGATGGCTCCGTTCGGAATCACCTCGATGCGTTCGTGGGGAACCCCGATGGCCAGCAGCCCGTTTTTGACGCCGGGAGAAACCGCGATGATCTGGTCAGGGAAAAGGAGAAAAAATTTGTAATACAAACGATACCGAAAGTTCTGTTGGATATCCAGCAGAGTATGGACCGTTAAAAAGAGACGGACGCGGCCCAGCGAAAACAACTTGGCCAGGCTGCCGTAGATCAGCGGGCCAAGATCGTGAACGTGCAAGACCCGGGTTTTCTCGGAAAAGATAATTTTAAGCAGACGAAACACGCTGCCCAATGAAATCCCTTTGCCTTTTTGCCATTGAACCAGGCGAATACCGTCTTTCTCAAACTGGGGGATGAGCGACGGCAAGTCGTCGGGATGATCGTAGGTGGCCACCGTGACATTGAAGCGTTCATCCCGGTTCAGCCGGCGCGAGAGCGTATAAACCGTTTTCTCCAAACCGCCGAGGCAGAGCGTTTGAGACAGTTCCAGGACATGAATGGGCCCGGGGGCCGAGGAAAACCGCCGCAACTGGTCGTTGAACACACCGCCGAAGTAGATAATCGTAAACAGCGGACCGGTCACCAGGAACCACGTTCGCGAGTCGGAAAATAACGGGTACAGCAAGATGGAAATAAGCGCCGCCACACCCGCCAGCGCGAGTTCAAACATCATTTCCCGAAGCGGAAGGAACTTGGAAAGAGGGAGACCCAGGTGCCGCTGGCTATAAGAAAGCGAGTAAAGCCGCATCCCGCCCACGGATGTCAGCATGGCTCCCAGCGCGCCAAGAGCGCCCCAATGGCCTGCCGCGAACCAGGTGGCCGGCGCGCAAAAAAGCGCGAAGAGAATCGACGTGCGCAGAATCCAGTGGCCGTCTCCCCGGGCGCGGGCGACCGCATCATAAGGCAGCGACATAAAGAGATAGGCCAGGGCATACCACCGTAAAAATGTGGCGGCCGCCAGGTAGCGCGTGGTAAACAGAATCCGGACAATGGGTTCGGAATAAATCATCAGTCCGACGGCGGCGGGCATCAAAATCCGGAAGAGTTCGGCCACGCCTTCGGAATACAGCGCGGCGGCTTCGGCCGGTTTCTTGGAAGCAAACGCTTTGGAGAGCCCTGGGATCATCACGCGATTGACGGAGGTCTCCAGAATTTCAAGCGGCGGGATGCTCAGACATCCGAGCGCGTAAGACGCGTAACTGACCACGCTCAGGCGCATGGACAGGATAATCTTGTCCACGTTCTGAAGCCCGAGACCGGCGAGACTTGATAGGGAGACAGGCAGAGAATAGCGAAGGACATTCCGGATCCTTTCCCGGGAGAGCAGAAACCGGGTTTCATCCGATTGGGAAAGCAGGTACAAGCCAATTGCCGTTCGCAGCACCGCGAAACCGAGAAAAAACAAGAAGAGCGCTTCCGCTTTGCGCGTCCACCAGGCGGCGGCTAGAAAACCGGCGACTTTGAGAAGATTGAAACCGGCGGAATAAAAAGACCCTGTCCAGATGTTTCCTCTGGAGATCATCAAATCTTCAAGGAACGTTGAGGCGATGATGAAGGGAGCGGCCAGCAGGAAGAGCCTTAGATCCAAAGGTGGGATATTCAGGTGAAACGCCAGTGGTTTGGAAATCGTCAGCCCGATCATGCTGATCAAGAACGTGAGGAGGACCAGCAGTGTCCAGCTTTGACGGACTTCCGGTTTGGCTCCCGGGTATTTCCCGGCCCAGTGATACACCCCGTTATTAAGCGCGCCGGTCATAAACAGGCTGGGGCTGATTCCTATGTATAGGAAAAAGATCTGGTATCTCCCGAGCTGCTCCGGCGACAGGATGCGGACAAGCCCCAACGGAAGGAACAGCATGAGCATCGCTGTCGTTCCGTTGGTGAGGGTGATGGGCCAGTGCGAGGAAGTTTTAACGGCCACTATTACCTCGCAGCATAAGGATGAGCGTGTTGACCATTACGCGAAAGTCGAGGCGGGGCGACATGTTCTGGATGTAATAGAGGTCATACTCCAGTTTGGTTTTGCATTCTTTGATCGAGCCGGCGTACCCCTGTTTGACCTGGGCCCATCCGGTGATCCCGGGCCGCACGGAAAGGCGCATGGGGAAGAGCGGGATCTGCTTGTTCAGGACCTGATAAAACTCCGGCCGTTCGGGCCGGGGACCCACGAGACTGAGTTCGTCCCGCAGGACGTTGATGAGTTGAGGGATTTCATCCAAACGGGTTTTTCGCAGCCAGCGCCCAAGGGGGGTGACGCGAGGGTCTTCTTTGCTGGCCCACTGGGGGCCGGTGCTTTCGGAAGTGACCGGCATGGAACGGAATTTTAAAAGGAAAAAGCGCTTTCCCTTATAGCCTAAACGCTCCTGACGGTAAAGAATCGGATATCCGCTGGTGAAATAAACCCCCAGCGCGATCAATCCCCAGAGGGGGGACAGAAGAATCAGGAGTAAAAGAGCGATCAGGGGCTCTACGAAAGATTTCAGATAAAAAACGAGACGGATGGGAAAACTTTGATAACGGGACATGAGGAAAAAGGTCCAGGCATCGGTATTCTCGAGATCCACCCGGCCGTGGATTTCCTTCATCACCTGACGGACATCCACAATCTTCTGCCCGCGGAGATGGGCGAGCAGAATCTCCGGGTGCTGCTCGAGGTGGCGTGTGGCGCCTCGGGAAATCACCACCGTTTCATCGAGGGGCAGAGCGGTTTTAAAATTATCGGAGGATTCGCAGCGGTGGATCTTGATCCAATTAGACAACCCCGCTTCATGGATCTGTTCATGCAGCGTGTTTGCTTCTTCCGGCAGAAGGCACGTGGCCAGGGCCCGGTACTTCCTCGTGACATGCGTGGTCTTGTACATGGCCCACTGGGTCAGCATGAACGCAAACGTCACTCCGGCGGAGACCTTGAACAGCTCGGGGGACGGGGATAAAGACGCCCCGGCGACCAGCATCAGACACGCGATGGAACAAAGCGAAGACAGAGAAAGCGTCAAGAACAGGATCAACATCCCGATCAGCTCCGGTTTAGGGGTGTAATCTTCAAAATATCCGATGAAACACAAGAAGATCAACGAAAACAAGCTGGTCAGAAGTCCCCAGGACAGATAGAGATCCCTCCCGAGTTGATTCCTGTCGAGGATGCCGATGAGAAGCC
The window above is part of the Elusimicrobiota bacterium genome. Proteins encoded here:
- a CDS encoding glycosyltransferase, whose protein sequence is MAVKTSSHWPITLTNGTTAMLMLFLPLGLVRILSPEQLGRYQIFFLYIGISPSLFMTGALNNGVYHWAGKYPGAKPEVRQSWTLLVLLTFLISMIGLTISKPLAFHLNIPPLDLRLFLLAAPFIIASTFLEDLMISRGNIWTGSFYSAGFNLLKVAGFLAAAWWTRKAEALFLFFLGFAVLRTAIGLYLLSQSDETRFLLSRERIRNVLRYSLPVSLSSLAGLGLQNVDKIILSMRLSVVSYASYALGCLSIPPLEILETSVNRVMIPGLSKAFASKKPAEAAALYSEGVAELFRILMPAAVGLMIYSEPIVRILFTTRYLAAATFLRWYALAYLFMSLPYDAVARARGDGHWILRTSILFALFCAPATWFAAGHWGALGALGAMLTSVGGMRLYSLSYSQRHLGLPLSKFLPLREMMFELALAGVAALISILLYPLFSDSRTWFLVTGPLFTIIYFGGVFNDQLRRFSSAPGPIHVLELSQTLCLGGLEKTVYTLSRRLNRDERFNVTVATYDHPDDLPSLIPQFEKDGIRLVQWQKGKGISLGSVFRLLKIIFSEKTRVLHVHDLGPLIYGSLAKLFSLGRVRLFLTVHTLLDIQQNFRYRLYYKFFLLFPDQIIAVSPGVKNGLLAIGVPHERIEVIPNGAIFTRSLAGTSGTEEKKTRRRQILPGLPEDLYACRWILCLARLHPGKGQDVVLDVWRALPENVRTGLSLFLVGQETKAGYMNSLQEKIKNLPDSRRVILVGPSEQPLDWIQLSDLFISGSRLEGMPLAPMEAAGSGLPTLLSEIEGHHYLKPWAHYFDPEKPNEGAKKIVEILETLKNNGETQFFENQWNASSSLREQWGSPAMTKSYAELFQTGVVR
- a CDS encoding SLBB domain-containing protein, producing MTSKRTLPCPISLSYRCLCLLMAGLMTGLTGCGTSRSAYGRQGNAGLKPTGQIDTVQIVEKWGARDRNPNPSDPEIVPGVLLGLTCLTDGKLNGDFRVDFNGSLSLPYDVTLNASGLTLSALKTKLNSEYRPYFKSPTGIDARVKERHRYVDVRGLVEKPGRYIVEPNASLDEIIGLAGGFIKETPPQSVRIHKDRKVFILGLNQYYSQAEGHSPILGWLGGEELFFQKEIAVLTGEQAASSQLKQPVYILGEVRKPGDYMVNPGSDFVDTMVQAGGFTERADLSNIELIRKTPDGRHSIDFAWNDLLHSPAPHQGDVVIVHADTTSRGERRTTLFATLISAAASIVTSAILVLSYNRGRI
- a CDS encoding sugar transferase, yielding MTPRIVAESRANRQIYFLILISSWLLIGILDRNQLGRDLYLSWGLLTSLFSLIFLCFIGYFEDYTPKPELIGMLILFLTLSLSSLCSIACLMLVAGASLSPSPELFKVSAGVTFAFMLTQWAMYKTTHVTRKYRALATCLLPEEANTLHEQIHEAGLSNWIKIHRCESSDNFKTALPLDETVVISRGATRHLEQHPEILLAHLRGQKIVDVRQVMKEIHGRVDLENTDAWTFFLMSRYQSFPIRLVFYLKSFVEPLIALLLLILLSPLWGLIALGVYFTSGYPILYRQERLGYKGKRFFLLKFRSMPVTSESTGPQWASKEDPRVTPLGRWLRKTRLDEIPQLINVLRDELSLVGPRPERPEFYQVLNKQIPLFPMRLSVRPGITGWAQVKQGYAGSIKECKTKLEYDLYYIQNMSPRLDFRVMVNTLILMLRGNSGR